From Malaya genurostris strain Urasoe2022 chromosome 2, Malgen_1.1, whole genome shotgun sequence:
CTCACGATGTTCGCCCCGTTTCGAATGATCAACTTTTCGAGACGATCGTTTTTTCCTTTCATCTTTCTCGGAATTTGCCGAACTCTCTTGTCCGCTTTCGCCACCTTCTTCCTCCTCTTCTGAACTCTCTTGCTCCGATCCGGTACTACGCTCATCTTCTTCGAACGactcttctttttcttcttcttcggcACTTTCTTCGCTTTCCGACTCTTGGACTTTCCCTAGCTTACGCATAACCTTGGCGCTCTTCCTGGGAACTTCTGGATGTCCGGTTGGTGTTTTATTGCTCGCGTTACCAAACATGAAACTGTCCGGCAGAGTATCCGGTCCtttaacaaatttttcgacGAACTTTCCGGTTGCTTTCGGTGTCGAATGTTTGCGGTATGCTCCTCTAAATTCGCTCACGCTAGTTGACGACGGATCCACTTTTCCAGGCTTTTTATTCCCCGACTTTTTCTTCTCGGGCTCTTTTCCTGATGCTGCAGGCTCCGGTTGCGTCTGTTTACGCGTTACCATTTTCGAGCTTCCCGCTCCTTCACCTCCTATTTCATCCTTTTGAACGTCTTTTTCTTTAACTAACTCGTTTTTCCGTTTTAATTGCAACTGTTTCAACTTTCCTTCCATTTCCGTCCGCATTTCGTCCAGCTTTTTCTGATGCGCTTCTTCAGCAGCGATCCTTTTCGTTATCTGTACCTTTTCGAACGCCAATTCCATCTCCCTCTTTTCCTTTTCCAACGTTTGACGCATCTCGAAAAGCTCCTGTTGCATTTCCAAGCGCTTCTGATGCAAAACTTTTTCCTTCTTGAGTGCCTTTTTCTGTTTCTTTTTCTCCTGCTCGAGCTTTTCCAACTCCTCGTTTAGACCGTCCGAACTCGAATCGCCGGTTCCTATACTAACGCACTTTTGACAGCACCACGAAACGTCCTTTATTTCCGCTGTAACACCGGCGCAACCAAAATGATACCATCGCTCACAATGATCACAAAATACCATTTGCGACTCTTCATTGTCCGGACGATTGCAAGCCGCGCAATTATATCCTGACTTTTCAGGGTTTTCTGGGTTTGGATTTGGTCCAACCattattaatttttaagtttgttcgatttcggaccaccctaaataactaaatttttacaGTAATTCTATCTAACTTCAGTAATTCTCGCACCTTTTCCACGGTAATTTTTGTCTTTTTACTAGCACAAATCTTTCAATTCAAACTATCCTTCTTTATGCTGTACTtcagttttatttatcttgATTCTTATGTACAACATACTCACTGACATCTATGCTCTGCATCCAGGTTGCCATGGTTCTTCACACTCACGGGGTTGCCTCGTTCTGCTATGGTGAATTATGTTGCCGATGGGACGTATGCATCAGCGCGTAcatcacgtgtacaataaattcaattgtgaatcgtagaaacaatacattgaatcgttggaattgaaaaaaaaatcttgtcaagatacaataaaatgtattgtaacccatagatctaattgtAAATCAATTGtctatgctgtaaaatcaatggtttacttTTCTACGGGATATCAGTCCTAATTTTCAGCAGGATGAGTGTTGAAGGAAAGTCAtaatcgaaaatcgatcatttccttTTGTGCTTTACACAGAACTTGATTCTGGTCcacttgaattttgaactttcTGACATGGGGCATTGTTTCAGgttttagttccagattacaaattcagaaattaaaaTTATGGCTCAAGAACTAAAtcctaattctggaactggtttcttgactagatttttgagCTGAAATTAGGTACttaatttttattatatatttgaaACCAGATTTCTGATTGAGGATTTCAACTTGAGAATTCTAAAACAGAATATTAATTTTAGATCGGGAATCTAGaactaaatgttagatctgGACATctaacctgaattttgaactgatTTCTGAACCAGAATGTAATTTCTGAACACCGTTTCACAACTTaactcctgaattcagtttgagAATTTAATTCATAAATTCGGTTTCAGAATTTATATCCAGACCTCAGACTCCTTAGTTACTCAAACTTGATGTTTTTCActggaaacgatgtttgggtaAATAGTAGATTTACTGTGTAatgctttatttgtacatgagcCAAAAATTTAGTAATTAGcattcaaattttgagtgaatttttttcacatatttcaaaTTTGCGTAGAATTTCCTGCTTTTCTGAGTATATCGTATATAAATATTAGGTAATTAACACTCAATACCTAAAATGACCCTACTGTGTTTATTTATCATTtcgtttacaattgatttctaaCTTCGAGACATCATATCAAGTGGCGGTCGTTTTGAGTAGTATGTCAATGAAACCTTAACACACATGTCAGTAATGCTCAGGGACCATTCAGACACTTACTTCTCATAAATGACACACTTGAGCACATTCGTTGCCATTCCGAAGTGTAGTATCAGGGTTCAGTGTGTAATATTTGCAAACGAACTCTTATAGCATTTGACAGGGTTCATACCAACAAACagaaacaaattgtaaaatatgtAAATAAAATGAATCGATGGCTCTCTTGCCTTCTGGACGTTGAACTAATGTTTTTTAATCCTCGTCgccatttttatgttttttctttaaGTCCATCAGAGAAATAAAAATACGTCCATCACGTATTTTTATTTCTCTGATGGACTTAaagaaaaaacatgaaaatggcGACGAGGATTAAAAAACATTAGCTCGCGGTGTACAATAATACAAACAGAGTTTCAATTATGGAATCAATGTTCTGTTATTAAATTTTCTATTAAAAAGTAAGGATGTGCCCTAAACTATTCATTAATTAGGAAGGAAAAGTCCTAGAAAAGTATTTACACAATATTATTTTCAAGCAATAACGCCATTTTGTTTGTGTAATTTAAGCAACAGTCAACAACAACTGTGATGACTAATTCTAACAAGCTTCATTATTTGTGTAACTAGAAACTGTGTGATATGACAAGTGTCCGATAGCAGTTCGCAACGAAATGTGATTTCAAAAAAGTGTACAGGCAAAGGCCTCCGGCGAAACGATACAAATGTATCATGACACTTGCAAATAACGAAGCTTGAATCCGTAGCCAATGCTGCCTGTATCTCGGCTGATAGTGAATTTTTGGCAATGGATACAACGAGTGAAAAACAAACATCCGAATCAGTCGTTCATAATCAACTGGAGTTGCACCATTTTGTCATTTATTGACGAATATAGATTTTGAAGAATTCATTATCAATCGCttaatttttttgttcataattgaaaattaatttgGCATGTAATATGCTTTCAAAATATGGCAGTCGAAATTATTGTTACTATATTTATACATTCGAATTATTTGCTCAAAATGTATTATCCACTTATTTTAAAGGGGAAAGGAGTTGTAATATCAGGGTTCAGTGTGTAATATTTGCGAACGAACTCTTATAGCATTTGACAGGGTTCATACCAACAtacaaaaacaaattgtaaaatatgtAAATAAAATGAATCGATGGCTCTCTTGCCTTCTGGACGTTGAACGTGATGAACGTATTTTTATTTCCCTGATGTGCttgaagaaaaaacataaaacgAAGCACAATATGGAGCACTCCTGGACACAATATCTGCGTCGATGGCACAACTAACTATGGcacagtttatcattccggtttttgcagacacaaaatCGTTTCTGTTAGACGACTCACCCTAGCAACAGATACAGATAAACAAAAGTACACGATCCCACGAACAAAAGATGgcgcctgttgctacaaatggttatcacgacttttagactgatctctcGAATAAAAACGCATTCTAACGttaaactctaatttagagtaagtaACTCTTATCATAGAAGGTAACTTCTCACACTCAACAACGTTGACGTTAAATTCCACCCACCAAACAGCAGATAAATTTCAAATGTATGACTTTTAGTTTTCAATTCGCTTGACACTTACAGTCGATTTGTCATACAAATGCATATGAACTGATGAAAAAGCTAATATTTTAACAGTTTTATACCTAATTCTCGTATAGAATGCATTTTCATAAGAGGTgcataaaaatttgaaatttcatcaTTTATATATAAGATTCTTAAAAATGTGCTAAATATAGTTTATTCAAGTTTACTTATTCATATATGTTATGTGATGTCTAGTTTTCTTTTTCACCAATTTTCAAAACCTTAAAAGAATAGAATAATTTTGATTCCATTAGCTGAAAACGCAAGCATTTTATGagtcaaaaaaatataaataaaaaaaaacttgaaatgcGCATCATCAAATAACGGTTGACATGTTATAACACTTTCGTCTTATGTTCGAAATATTCGATATCAACATGTCTGCACTTAAGATTAAAATGTGATGATATTTGATTGAGCCATATGACGACACACTTTTTCATGCGTTAAAATTTTTAAGCACAAAGGAAGCGTACTTGAAATGTAATTtgagaaacaaattttaaaaaaagagTCGTTTTTTAGCAGTGTACATTCGGTGAGTTTGCCGAACCCTGCTTTGAATGCACTTTGCTATAATACGAAGAAACGTCAATTACGTGCACCGATGCATCTGTACTGGCAAAGTGGATGAAAGTTGGCAAATTTCCTTTTGTTATCAAGTTCacttttttccgaaatttcaagtgATTTGGTTAGCTTTCACTGTCTTCAATGATGTGCTAAGACTATCTTTTTCAATCGTGTTATCGTCTGATTGTGAAATCAACAGAAACCTCATTTAAAAGGATGGAAGAAAAATCGTCAGCAGAACAGGTAAAGTAGTGCaaaaaattaaacttcgtgATAAAGTGATGATGTCAACAGCCTTGAATGacgatttttaatttgaattttattttttctcccCAAAAAACAAGAACAATGGGAAAAAGGTCACTGCTAGCCCTTTCGATAACCTCAGTCGTGAGGATCTGGTGAAAAAGTGTCGTGGTTTGCTTGGTATCGCCCAAAAGGCTAAACAGGCAAAAGATGGTgagaaagtgttttttttattatttgttttatCACCGTTTCAATGAGTCATTTATTTTCTTAAAGAATGTCACGAAGAGAACAAAAAGCTGAGAGAGCAGTTAGATCAAGCGGAAATGCAAAAGATTGCCGATAAGGAATGTTTAAAGGCAATGCAGGAGATGGTGCATTCGTTGACCGAACACAAATTGCAAACTACCATCCGGGTGGATGAGTTGGAAAAGATCGTTGCCAGTTCCAGACGGGAGCTAGATGGAGCCTCGATGCTACGAGATAAACTGGAGAAAAATTCTGACGAGAACGAAGCACTAAAACGACAGATACAACGATTGACCGATGAAAATGACGAACTCCTGGGCAATCTGACAGCGATGGAGGAACGGCTGAAAACAATCGCTGCTGACAGTCAGAAAATCGAACAGGAGAAGTCCAGTCTAGAAAAAGAACTCTCCAAGGTCACCAACAACGAAACCGTTCCCTCGGAAAAAGAGGAAAAACTAGTTCGCAAGttgaaattgtacaaaaataaaGTGCAGGAGATTTCCGCTAAAATAATGCTGCTGAAATcggatagaaaaattttgatgaaaactGTGAAGGAGTACTCGGAACAAGTACCGAAGTGGCAGAAAGAATTGCTAAATGCATCCAATGTGCTATTTGCCCAAACACAGGCTATGGAGAAGGAAACTGTCGGTCTGCAGGAACAGTGCACCAGTTATTGCAAACAGATTGAAGAGCTTTCCCAGCAAAACGAAGTGATGGTTGGAGAAAGAAATGATTTGATGCAAAAAATTGCTACCTTAACGGACCGATGCTCTCGGGCAGATCAAATCAAGGCTGCTGATAATGGCAAACATTTGGAAGATGTGAAATCTTTAGAATTTCAGGTTTCGGATTTGGCAGAAAGCCTTAAGCTGGAGCAAgctaaaaatagtgaaatacTGCAAAATAATAGGGAAACGGTTGAcgaacaaaagcaacaaattgaaaaattatcaaGTGGAATAATTGAATGCAACACGAAACTGGAAAGAATGGAGTCTGAAAAAACTGATTTGCTTCGGCAGTTGGCTAGCAAAGAAGCGGAGTTACAAAAAGAACTTCACACTAATGAACAACTACTAGCCAAAATAGACCAATTGACTGGTGACTCTAATTCGGATGTGGTAGAGAAACGTTTAAAAGAACTCGAAcagatcaaaatcaatttggaGCTTGTGAATGCAAAACTTTCCCAGGAAATTCAAGAGCTTCCAAGTAGTAGTGCCTTTGAAGAGATCCAGGAACGTTGCAAAAGTCAGCTTCAAGAAATGGAAGCTACGAAAGCTCAAATCTCCgactatgagcaaaagttttcgCAAGAATGTCAAGGGCACGAAGAAAGCAAAGCTTGTTTGACAGCTATTCAAAAAGAATTCTCTGATCTTCAACTACGATATCAAACACAGAATGGTGAGCTCGAAGACAGGCAAAATCTTTTGATACAACTGGAACAAAAGCTACAGTCAGCAGAGGCAAGTATTGATCTACTGAAACAAAACTCGGCCAATGACCTCGAAGGACGTCTGATTGACCTCCAAAATCAATTGAGTACTAAAACGGAAGCTTTAAATGCAAAGAGTCTACAACACAATGAGTTGGAGAAAAAGATTGCCGAACTAGAAGCGACGACGGCAGATCTTCATGGCGAGTTAGATAAAGTGCAGTTTGCAACCGCAACACTTCAAGAAAATATTTCCGAACATGAAACGAAACTTGAAGAGAGCCTAACCCAAAAGGAAAAGCTGGAAGCAAAAATCCTAGAATCCAATATGGCCTTTGAAACCCTCCGAAGTAGTTACGATGTTTTGGCTAACGAAAACAAACATCTAAAGGTGAGCCACGAACAACTCTGCCACGAAAGTTTGGTTGACCGCGAAGAACTAGGCACCGTTCGATCAAAGTATGAACTGGTCAAGATGGAAAACAGTGAACTATTGTCGGAACTCAAAGAAATCAATGAAATTCTGAAAGAACGTGGCGGAGTTATCTCGTTACAGTTGTCGAAAATTTCCGAACTGGAGTCCCAAAAAACTGCTCTGCAGCAAAAACTGAACGAGCTGAACAGCCCGGAAGTTGAGCAGCTCCGGGTGCGTCTTCAGGAACTGGAAAGCGCTGTAGCCGAAAAGGAAGCGGAAATAAACACCTACCGCGACCGAGATCGAAATTTTGACACTCAAAGTGACGTCATGTCCACCTCGACAATTTCGCGAGCAGAGGAATGTGCTCGACTGCGCGAGATTGACGATAGCTTCGAGGAAAAGTACAACAAACTGCGTTCGTTGGCCgtaaagttgaagaaaaaagtCGCTGAACAGAcggtactgctgcaaaagtacgAGAAGGAGAAGGAACCGGTTTCGTTGGGGAAGAATTTGCAGTCGCTTCAAGCGGAGTACGATAAACTGTTGGACGAACTGGAAGCGGAACGGAAGAATAAAGACCAGTCAGAGTTGGAACTGGCAGTACTTAGAGAACAGCTGGAAAAGCAACGACAGGAGATTGAAACACTGAACCAGGTCCGCACGGAAGTCGATAACAGCAAGAAGGACAAATCCTCCCTGGAGTCGACGATTCGGGAGTATCGAGAACAGCTGCAAAGTTTGAAACGCGAGAAGGAAGCTTTCAACTTAGCGAAAAAAGACATCGACGTCgaaaatcaaaaactgaaaaCCGCATTGAAAGCAAAAGAAAAGCAACTGAGTGACGAATTGGAAGCACAGAAAGACCTGAAAGCGGAGGTTGAACGATCCCGGTTGGCGGTCAAAAAGGCGAATGTACTGAGTCTGGAAATGGAAGCCTACGAGAAATCTTCGTCCGAGCTGAACAAAAAGTTGGAATCGAAAAAAGTGCAGGTCAGTGAGCTGGAAGGAACCATCGAAACCCAAGAGGGAACGATCAAAAGCCTGAAAAGTCAGATCGGATTGTTGGAGCAAAGTTTAACCTCCGAACGATCGCACGCGCAAGAATTGAAAAAGAACGTTGATTTGCAGCAGGAAAAACTGCGAATGAGTGAACATCAACGTGGCGAAACAAACGTCGAGTTGGCTCAACTAAAGCTTGAATACGAGCAAATCAAACTGGAGCTTGAATCCAATCGATCCGAACTGGCGGACGCAGTGAACGAAAAAGAAAAAGCTAACAGTATGTTGGAAATCGAAAAAAGTAAACTGCTGAAGCAAGTGTACAGCGTAGAAAGTGAATCGGCAGAACTGAAATGTCGTCTCAAGGAGAAGGAACAGGAAGTTGAAGATGTGAAAACCGAATTCACCAGTTACAAAATTCGCGCACAAAGTGTTCTGAAGCAAAACCAAAATAAAGACAGCGGTAAAGAGCGGGAACTAGAAGAGGAAGTGCAAAATCTTCAGAAAACATTAGAACTCGAACAGAACAAACTGAAACAGATCACACAACAACTGACGGATCTGAGCAGAAGCAACGAAGAGCTGAAGGAAGATAAAACTCGACTTCAGAGTCGGTGCAAAGAGCTTCGCGAACTGCTGGAAGAATCTCGTCTACAGAACGAGTCCCTGCTGGATGAGAATCGTAATAACAATCTTGCCCATCAGGAAGCGTTGCGAACGCAACGGATACAAACGGAAACCTTGGTCAATTGCTACAAGAAACAGGTTGAGGATGCGCAGGAAAAGTACTCCAaagacatggaaaatcttcgctTGCAGCTCGGTAAATCTGCTCGGGAAACCACCGAAACCCCGAGCGGCGATTCTCGGAACAATAATTCCATCGTCCAACGAGGCCAGCACATTTCGGACGAACAGAAAATTAGTCTACTCTTGATGGAACGCGAAGAAGGTGAAGGTTCGGAAAGCACCAGCAGCAGCACAGCGCTCCAACGGAATCGCAAAGTTTCCAACTCTAGTCAAAATAATAATCGCCTCCGTTCGAACCGGGACCTGATACCGCTAGATGAACTGCTGAATTCCTCTTTCGACGATGCTTCCGTGTTTGATACTGCGGAGGATTCCGGAGCGCGGTCGATTTCGCCGACCGCAGAGCTACAGCAAACTAAAGAGAAACTATCCAAGCAGGAAAGTCGTGTGCGACATCTGACGGCACTGCTGGCGGAAGCCGAACAGGATCTGGCCAAGCTTACGCAGCTCAACGAGCTGCTGAAGGAGGAGGTTCGTCGCCAGGAGAGATCCATCGAACGCGAAAAACATGTACATAATTCCGAATATCTGAAGAATGTGATATTCAAGGTTTGTTACGGATCAAATCGTGatattttattaaattaaatcCATTTTTAACTttattt
This genomic window contains:
- the LOC131428531 gene encoding GRIP and coiled-coil domain-containing protein 2, which codes for MEEKSSAEQNNGKKVTASPFDNLSREDLVKKCRGLLGIAQKAKQAKDECHEENKKLREQLDQAEMQKIADKECLKAMQEMVHSLTEHKLQTTIRVDELEKIVASSRRELDGASMLRDKLEKNSDENEALKRQIQRLTDENDELLGNLTAMEERLKTIAADSQKIEQEKSSLEKELSKVTNNETVPSEKEEKLVRKLKLYKNKVQEISAKIMLLKSDRKILMKTVKEYSEQVPKWQKELLNASNVLFAQTQAMEKETVGLQEQCTSYCKQIEELSQQNEVMVGERNDLMQKIATLTDRCSRADQIKAADNGKHLEDVKSLEFQVSDLAESLKLEQAKNSEILQNNRETVDEQKQQIEKLSSGIIECNTKLERMESEKTDLLRQLASKEAELQKELHTNEQLLAKIDQLTGDSNSDVVEKRLKELEQIKINLELVNAKLSQEIQELPSSSAFEEIQERCKSQLQEMEATKAQISDYEQKFSQECQGHEESKACLTAIQKEFSDLQLRYQTQNGELEDRQNLLIQLEQKLQSAEASIDLLKQNSANDLEGRLIDLQNQLSTKTEALNAKSLQHNELEKKIAELEATTADLHGELDKVQFATATLQENISEHETKLEESLTQKEKLEAKILESNMAFETLRSSYDVLANENKHLKVSHEQLCHESLVDREELGTVRSKYELVKMENSELLSELKEINEILKERGGVISLQLSKISELESQKTALQQKLNELNSPEVEQLRVRLQELESAVAEKEAEINTYRDRDRNFDTQSDVMSTSTISRAEECARLREIDDSFEEKYNKLRSLAVKLKKKVAEQTVLLQKYEKEKEPVSLGKNLQSLQAEYDKLLDELEAERKNKDQSELELAVLREQLEKQRQEIETLNQVRTEVDNSKKDKSSLESTIREYREQLQSLKREKEAFNLAKKDIDVENQKLKTALKAKEKQLSDELEAQKDLKAEVERSRLAVKKANVLSLEMEAYEKSSSELNKKLESKKVQVSELEGTIETQEGTIKSLKSQIGLLEQSLTSERSHAQELKKNVDLQQEKLRMSEHQRGETNVELAQLKLEYEQIKLELESNRSELADAVNEKEKANSMLEIEKSKLLKQVYSVESESAELKCRLKEKEQEVEDVKTEFTSYKIRAQSVLKQNQNKDSGKERELEEEVQNLQKTLELEQNKLKQITQQLTDLSRSNEELKEDKTRLQSRCKELRELLEESRLQNESLLDENRNNNLAHQEALRTQRIQTETLVNCYKKQVEDAQEKYSKDMENLRLQLGKSARETTETPSGDSRNNNSIVQRGQHISDEQKISLLLMEREEGEGSESTSSSTALQRNRKVSNSSQNNNRLRSNRDLIPLDELLNSSFDDASVFDTAEDSGARSISPTAELQQTKEKLSKQESRVRHLTALLAEAEQDLAKLTQLNELLKEEVRRQERSIEREKHVHNSEYLKNVIFKFLTLNSGDEKSHLVPVLNTILKLSPEETQKLNNVAKGAESGGRGWTGILWN